One genomic window of Parus major isolate Abel chromosome 11, Parus_major1.1, whole genome shotgun sequence includes the following:
- the ATP2C2 gene encoding calcium-transporting ATPase type 2C member 2 has translation MGEGIFTKLFQKRSLLRLVQKYQPLGSGEEEEPGQECELTIIEQEKEVAVLPPKDACKCHKEDLARALNVDLQTGLSEFSVLQRRSKHGWNEFSVENTEPIWKKYLDQFKNPLILLLLASALVSVITKEYEDAASITMAVLIVVTVAFIQEYRSEKSLEELNKLVPPECNCLREGKLQHLLARELVPGDIIYLSVGDRVPADLRLIEVTDLLVDESSFTGEAEPCNKTDGVLLEAGDITTLSNVVFMGTLVRYGKGKGVVIGTGENSQFGEVFKMMQAEETPKTPLQKSMDRLGKQLTLFSFGIIGLIMLIGWWQGKSLLSMFTIGVSLAVAAIPEGLPIVVTVTLVLGVLRMAKKKVIVKKLPIVETLGCCNVICSDKTGTLTANEMTVTRLLTSDGCQAEVSGVGYNGEGNVYLLPSKEILKEFSNISIGKLVEAGCVVNNAVIRKNSVIGQPTEGALIALAMKMELADIKDIYVRKKEIPFSSEQKWMAVKCTLKNQDQEDIYFMKGAFEEVIQHCTLYNSGGISLSLTPQQKALYQQEEKRMGSSGLRVLALASGPELGKLTFLGLVGIIDPPRAGVREAVQVLFESGVAVKMVTGDALETAVAIGQNIGLCNGKLKAMSGEELDQLAEAELSSTVQNVSIFFRTSPKHKLKIIKALQRAGAVVAMTGDGVNDAVALKSADIGIAMGQAGTDVSKEAANMILVDDDFSKVMNAIEEGKGIFYNIKNFVRFQLSTSISALSLITLSTVLNLPNPLNAMQILWINIIMDGPPAQSLGVEPVDRDTIKQPPRCITDTILSKSLILKIFMSALIIISGTLFVFWKENPKGGITPRTTTMTFTCFVFFDLFNALTCRSQTKLIFEIGFFRNRMFLYSVLGSFLGQLAVIYIPPLQKIFQTENLGVLDLLFLTGLASSVFVVSELVKLCEKRCCHPKHTKGCHN, from the exons CCCGGCCAGGAGTGCGAGCTGACAATAATCgagcaggagaaggaggtggCAGTCCTGCCCCCGAAGGACGCCTGTAAATGCCACAAGGAGGACTTGGCAAGAGCTCTAAAT gTTGATTTACAGACTGGACTCTCTGAGTTTTCCGTGCTCCAGCGCCGGTCAAAACACGGCTGGAATGAATTTTCAGTAGAGAACACAGAGCCAATATGGAAGAAATATCTGGACCAG TTCAAAAACCccctcatcctcctgctgctggcctcAGCTTTAGTCAGTGTCATCACCAAGGAGTACGAGGACGCCGCGAGCATCACCATG gctgtgctcatCGTGGTCACCGTGGCCTTCATCCAG GAATATCGCTCGGAAAAGTCTCTGGAAGAGCTCAACAAGCTGGTGCCCCCCGAGTGCAACTG CTTAAGGGAAGGAAAACTGCAGCACCTTCTAGCACGAGAGCTGGTGCCTGGAGATATCATCTACCTGTCTGTGGGTGACAGGGTTCCTGCAGACCTCAGGCTCATCGAG GTTACAGATCTGCTGGTGGATGAATCCAGTTTTACTGGAGAAGCTGAGCCTTGCAATAAGACTGACGgtgtgctgctggaagctggggaCATCACCACGCTGAGCAATGTGGTTTTCATGGGGACCCTGGTGCGGTACGGGAAGGGAAAA GGCGTGGTTATTGGCACGGGTGAAAATTCCCAGTTTGGCGAGGTGTTCAAGATGATGCAGGCTGAGGAG ACTCCCAAGACACCTCTGCAGAAGAGCATGGacaggctggggaagcagcTCACCCTGTTCTCCTTTGGGATAATTG GTTTGATAATGCTCATTGGCTGGTGGCAGGGGAAGAGTCTCCTCAGCATGTTCACCATTGGAGTCAG cctggctgtggctgccatCCCCGAGGGCCTTCCCATCGTGGTCACCGTCACCCTGGTGCTGGGAGTGCTGCGCATGGCCAAGAAAAAGGTGATTGTGAAGAAGCTGCCCATAGTAGAAACCCTAG GTTGCTGCAATGTCATCTGCTCGGATAAGACGGGCACCCTGACTGCCAACGAGATGACGGTGACACGGCTGCTGACCTCGGACGGCTGCCAGGCTGAG GTCAGTGGGGTGGGCTAcaatggagaaggaaatgtttaTCTTCTGCCATCCAAGGAGATCCTTAAAGAGTTCTCCAACATCTCCATTGGGAAACTCGTAGAG gctggctgtgtGGTCAATAACGCCGTGATCAGGAAAAACAGTGTGATAGGACAACCCACAGAAGGAGCTCTCATTGCCCTGGCAATGAAG ATGGAATTAGCTGACATAAAGGACATTTATgtaagaaagaaggaaattccATTCAGCTCCGAGCAGAAGTGGATGGCTGTGAAATGCACACTGAAAAATCAG GATCAGGAGGATATTTACTTTATGAAAGGAGCATTTGAAGAAGTCATCCAGCACTGCACCCTGTACAACAGTGGTGGCATCTCGTTGTCACTCACGCCCCAGCAAAAAGCCCTCTaccagcaggaagaaaagcGGATGGGCTCCTCAGGACTTCGAG TCCTTGCTTTGGCTTCAGGTCCAGAACTTGGCAAGCTAACATTTCTAGGTCTGGTTGGAATAATTGATCCCCCAAGGGCTGGAGTGAGAGAAGCTGTTCAAGTGCTGTTTGAGTCTGGTGTGGCAGTGAAGATGGTCACTGGGGACGCCCTGGAAACGGCTGTGGCTATAG gaCAGAATATTGGTCTCTGCAATGGGAAGCTGAAAGCCATGTCTGGGGAAGAGCTGGACCAACTGGCAGAGGCAGAACTCTCCTCCACTGTCCAAAAT gtttccattttcttcagaacaagtccaaaacacaaattaaaaataataaag GCCTTGCAGAGGGCTGGTGCTGTGGTGGCAATGACAGGGGATGGTGTCAACGATGCCGTGGCCCTGAAATCCGCGGATATCGGGATCGCCATGGGACAAGCGGGGACAGACGTCAGCAAGGAGGCTGCCAACATGATCCTGGTGGATGATGACTTCTCAAAAGTCAT GAATGCAAtagaagagggaaagggaataTTTTACAACATAAAAAATTTTGTCCGGTTCCAGTTGAGCAC GAGTATTTCAGCTCTGAGCCTAATTACCCTGTCAACAGTGCTCAACCTACCAAATCCACTCAATGCTATGCAGATCTTATGGATCAACATCATCATGGATGGGCCACCAGCACAGAG TTTGGGGGTTGAACCTGTTGACAGGGACACCATCAAGCAGCCCCCCCGGTGCATCACAGACACCATCCTCAGCAAATCCCTGATCCTGAAAATCTTCATGTCAGCACTCATCATCATCAGCGGAACCCTCTTTGTGTTCTGGAAGGAG AATCCAAAAGGAGGCATAACTCCTCGAACCACAACGATGACTTTTacctgttttgtgttttttgacCTCTTCAATGCCCTGACGTGTCGCTCTCAG ACAAAGTTGATATTTGAAATCGGCTTTTTCCGAAACCGCATGTTCTTGTATTCCGTGCTTGGGTCATTTTTGGGACAGCTGGCTGTTATCTACATCCCTCCACTACAAAAGATCTTCCAGACAGAGAATTTAGGAGTGTTAG ACCTGCTGTTCCTCACCGGCCTGGCTTCCTCAGTGTTCGTCGTGTCCGAGCTCGTCAAACTCTGTGAAAAGCGCTGCTGCCACCCAAAGCACACAAAGGGATGTCACAACTGA
- the MEAK7 gene encoding MTOR-associated protein MEAK7, with translation MGNAESNAYQNHLSRFLPEEQSEIDGLFDTLSGSSSSAGTRNPKAAKKTVTLAALQAHTREPLPEPMAARLYNGMKSIDLPGKSSGLSQQIAKEQFVIFMSNLLKGNADEKISIIMRMISKTGGPLKGKQIQEFTEDLITSVVHVLSYRKELKGWSLENTRDSSSGVKALASELLSELKLPDGTKPVGSQLLETNFDQSVIEDWVYRVPQISVFLSVVIRQGLQVLHSLPDQTNDILNLVPHCKGIKGRGVVSLFDIPAIIYINSHLPAEMQHKWQLLFSSRLHGESFSQLCAHIVNKGPCVVIIRDLDGFLFGGFASHSWEVKPQFQGDNRCFLFSVFPTLAVYTYTGYNDHYMYLNHGQQTMPNGLGMGGQHGYFGLWIDSDYGKGHSKAKPRCTTYNSPQLSAKEDFTLDAMEVWAVGDAPESAGRKGKKSILDVDPQAQALLEMAGKSRQSEGLREPMEEDEGDDDEN, from the exons ATGGGGAATGCCGAAAGCAATGCCTATCAGAATCACCTTTCCAGATTTCTTCCTGAGGAGCAGTCTGAAATTGATGGACTGTTCGATACCTTATCAGGATCGAGTAGCTCAGCTGGAACAAGAAATCCcaaagctgcaaagaaaactgTAACTCTGGCCGCACTACAG GCACACACCCGGGAGCCCCTGCCAGAGCCAATGGCTGCTCGCTTGTACAATGGAATGAAAAGCATTGACCTGCCTGGCAAATCATCGGGGCTCAGTCAGCAGATTGCTAAGGAGCagtttgtaatttttatgtCAAACCTCTTAAAAGGGAATGCAGATGAGAAGATTAGCATCATAATGAGAATGATCTCCAAGACAGGAGGGCCTCTGAAGGGCAAACAAATCCAAGAG TTCACAGAGGATCTGATCACTTCTGTAGTCCATGTACTGAGCTacaggaaggagctgaaagGTTGGAGTTTGGAGAATACGAGGGATTCTTCAAGTGGAGTCAAAGCTTTGGCTTCTGAGCTGCTCTCAGAATTGAAGCTTCCAG ATGGGACAAAACCCGTGGGTtctcagctgctggagacaAATTTTGACCAAAGTGTCATTGAGGACTGGGTGTACCGAGTTCCCCAGATCTCAGTTTTCCTCAGTGTTGTCATCAGGCAAGGCCTCCAAGTCCTGCATTCCCTCCCAGACCAAACCAATGACATCCTCAACCTGGTTCCTCACTGCAAAGGCATCAAAGGAAGAGGAGTTGTCAGTCTCTTTGACATCCCAGCCATCATCTACATCAATTCCCACCTGCCTGCAGAGATGCAGCACAAGTggcagcttttattttcctccaggCTCCATGGGGAGAGCTTCTCACAGTTGTGTGCCCATATAGTGAACAAAGGTCCTTGTGTGGTAATCATAAGGGACTTGGATGGTTTCCTCTTTGGTGGGTTTGCATCTCACTCCTGGGAGGTGAAACCACAGTTCCAAG GTGACAACAgatgctttctgttttctgttttccccacTCTGGCTGTATACACATACACAGGGTACAATGACCACTACATGTATTTAAACCATGGCCAACAGACTATGCCAAATGGACTT GGGATGGGTGGACAGCATGGCTACTTTGGGCTATGGATAGACAGTGACTATGGGAAAGGCCACAGCAAAGCCAAACCTCGATGCACCACCTACAACAGCCCCCAGCTGTCAGCCAAAGAGGATTTTACACTGGATGCCATGGAAGTCTGGGCGGTGGGAGATGCCCCTGAGAGTGCAGGG agaaaaggTAAGAAGAGTATCCTGGATGTGGATCCTCAGGCTCAGGCCTTGTTAGAAATGGCTGGAAAAAGCCGTCAGAGCGAAGGTCTGCGGGAGCCCATGGAGGAGGATGAAGGTGATGATGATGAGAACTAA